One window of Roseisolibacter agri genomic DNA carries:
- a CDS encoding response regulator, whose translation MTAPAPARARILVVEDHDDLAEALDINLTHAGHDVERVRDGREALLAVRARTPDLILLDLNLPRMDGFSVLDRLRNEGMWMPVLILSARGASADKVEGFRLGADDYVTKPFSVGELLGRVCALLRRAAATRAAEAALAQTPPEGTPVAAAPADVIGYSDEELVARFGLTLRQAAVARLLARGLTNPEIASALSISRFTARNHAEQVLAKIGVVSRGRVAAALRAAYDADQHSAA comes from the coding sequence GTGACCGCTCCCGCCCCTGCGCGCGCCCGCATCCTCGTCGTCGAGGACCACGACGACCTGGCCGAGGCGCTGGACATCAACCTCACGCACGCGGGCCACGACGTGGAGCGCGTGCGCGACGGACGCGAGGCGCTGCTCGCCGTGCGCGCGCGCACGCCCGACCTGATCCTGCTCGACCTGAACCTCCCGCGCATGGACGGGTTCAGCGTGCTCGATCGGCTGCGCAACGAGGGGATGTGGATGCCCGTGCTGATCCTCAGCGCGCGCGGCGCCTCCGCCGACAAGGTCGAGGGCTTCCGCCTGGGCGCCGACGACTACGTGACGAAGCCGTTCTCGGTGGGCGAGCTGCTGGGGCGCGTGTGCGCGCTGCTGCGGCGCGCCGCCGCCACGCGCGCCGCGGAGGCCGCGCTGGCGCAGACGCCCCCCGAGGGCACGCCCGTCGCGGCCGCGCCGGCGGACGTCATCGGCTACAGCGACGAGGAGCTGGTCGCCCGCTTCGGGCTGACGCTGCGGCAGGCGGCGGTGGCGCGGCTGCTGGCGCGCGGCCTCACGAACCCCGAGATCGCGAGCGCGCTGTCGATCAGCCGTTTCACCGCGCGCAACCACGCGGAGCAGGTGCTGGCGAAGATCGGCGTCGTGAGCCGCGGGCGCGTGGCGGCGGCGCTGCGCGCCGCGTACGACGCCGACCAGCACTCGGCGGCGTGA
- a CDS encoding pyridoxal phosphate-dependent decarboxylase family protein, translating to MTTPRAPHEETFDPRTPEEWAAFRTLAVRMVDDMLTHLADLPAQPTWRPMPDAVRAALAGQPVPRAGIGAEAAYADFVAQVMPYPNGNLHPRFWGWVEGTGTPLGMMADMLAAGLNPHLAGFDHAPALVEHQVVAWMGELLGMPGASGVLLPGGTMASTIGLAVARHAKARELGRDTRALGMQAWPDAAAPAPMVFYGSSETHGWARKAAELMGLGDRAFRRVPVDAEYRIDVRALRAMIAEDRAAGLAPFCVVGTAGTVNTGATDDLTAVADVCRDEGLWFHVDGAFGALVHLSETLRPIVAGMERADSLGFDLHKWGSLPIECACVLVRDPALHHAAFAAPASYLASMTRGLAVGGLPFADRGLDLTRGFKALKAWMSLRADGVDKLARLIEQNVAQTRHLVARIAAHPELELLAPAPLNIACFRYVPDGMSEPERDALNEELLLRLQERGIAVPSSTVLHGRFALRVANVNHRTRRADLDALVDAVLLIGAELARPSAVEAIP from the coding sequence GTGACCACGCCCCGCGCCCCGCACGAGGAGACGTTCGACCCGCGCACGCCCGAGGAGTGGGCGGCGTTCCGCACGCTCGCCGTGCGGATGGTGGACGACATGCTCACGCACCTCGCCGACCTGCCCGCGCAGCCGACCTGGCGGCCGATGCCCGACGCCGTGCGCGCCGCGCTCGCCGGCCAGCCGGTGCCGCGCGCCGGCATCGGCGCGGAGGCGGCGTACGCGGACTTCGTCGCGCAGGTGATGCCGTACCCCAACGGCAACCTCCATCCGCGCTTCTGGGGCTGGGTCGAGGGCACCGGCACGCCGCTCGGCATGATGGCGGACATGCTGGCCGCGGGGCTCAACCCGCACCTCGCGGGCTTCGACCACGCGCCCGCGCTGGTGGAGCACCAGGTGGTCGCCTGGATGGGCGAGCTGCTGGGGATGCCCGGCGCGAGCGGCGTGCTGCTCCCCGGCGGCACGATGGCGAGCACGATCGGCCTCGCGGTGGCGCGCCACGCGAAGGCGCGCGAGCTGGGACGCGACACGCGCGCGCTCGGCATGCAGGCGTGGCCCGACGCCGCCGCGCCGGCGCCGATGGTCTTCTACGGCTCCAGCGAGACGCACGGCTGGGCGCGCAAGGCGGCGGAGCTCATGGGGCTCGGCGACCGCGCGTTCCGCCGCGTGCCCGTGGACGCCGAGTACCGCATCGACGTGCGGGCGCTGCGCGCGATGATCGCGGAGGATCGCGCCGCGGGGCTCGCGCCCTTCTGCGTCGTCGGCACCGCGGGCACGGTGAACACCGGCGCCACCGACGATCTCACCGCGGTGGCCGACGTCTGCCGCGACGAGGGGCTCTGGTTCCACGTCGACGGCGCGTTCGGCGCGCTCGTCCACCTCTCCGAGACGCTGCGGCCGATCGTCGCGGGGATGGAGCGCGCGGACTCGCTCGGCTTCGACCTGCACAAGTGGGGATCGCTCCCCATCGAGTGCGCGTGCGTGCTGGTGCGCGATCCGGCGCTGCACCACGCGGCGTTCGCGGCGCCGGCGAGCTACCTCGCGAGCATGACGCGCGGCCTCGCGGTCGGCGGGCTCCCGTTCGCGGACCGCGGCCTCGACCTGACGCGCGGCTTCAAGGCGCTGAAGGCGTGGATGTCGCTGCGCGCCGACGGCGTGGACAAGCTCGCGCGCCTGATCGAGCAGAACGTCGCGCAGACGCGGCACCTGGTGGCGCGCATCGCGGCACATCCGGAGCTGGAGCTGCTGGCGCCGGCGCCGCTCAACATCGCCTGCTTCCGCTACGTGCCCGACGGCATGTCCGAGCCCGAGCGCGACGCGCTGAACGAGGAGCTGCTGCTGCGGCTGCAGGAGCGCGGCATCGCGGTGCCGTCGAGCACCGTGCTGCACGGCCGCTTCGCGCTGCGCGTGGCCAACGTGAACCACCGCACGCGCCGCGCGGACCTGGACGCGCTGGTGGACGCGGTGCTCCTGATCGGCGCCGAGCTGGCGCGGCCGTCGGCGGTGGAGGCGATCCCGTGA
- a CDS encoding cupin domain-containing protein, which produces MKTLLVLPLTLSLLPAALPAQDGARAAADTAHVPFACEEQGLRDGAPFGCQLLARPSGMRLPAGAVFWHLARYPSREAAQAAGRFTDILTEITTDDGAETWLHRFGAESDVPRGGAQTTLVGPLPLPRGSQFRIDVFHVVMPAGARTAVHAHPGPEAWYLLEGEQCVETSKGVVRGAAGEGVVSPPAGVPMQVVNSGTGTLRALSVLIRDDARPRATPSRWKPKGACDAPPPG; this is translated from the coding sequence GTGAAGACGCTCCTCGTCCTGCCACTGACGCTGTCGCTGCTGCCCGCCGCGCTGCCCGCGCAGGACGGCGCGCGCGCGGCCGCCGACACCGCACACGTGCCGTTCGCGTGCGAGGAGCAGGGGCTGCGCGACGGCGCGCCGTTCGGCTGTCAGCTGCTCGCGCGGCCCAGCGGCATGCGCCTGCCCGCGGGCGCCGTGTTCTGGCACCTCGCGCGCTACCCGTCGCGCGAGGCGGCGCAGGCGGCGGGGCGCTTCACCGACATCCTCACCGAGATCACGACCGACGACGGCGCGGAGACGTGGCTGCACCGCTTCGGCGCGGAGAGCGACGTGCCGCGCGGCGGCGCGCAGACGACGCTCGTGGGGCCGCTGCCGCTACCGCGCGGCTCGCAGTTCCGCATCGACGTCTTCCACGTCGTGATGCCCGCGGGCGCGCGGACGGCCGTGCACGCGCATCCGGGCCCCGAAGCGTGGTACCTGCTCGAAGGGGAGCAGTGCGTCGAGACGTCGAAGGGCGTCGTGCGCGGCGCGGCGGGCGAGGGCGTGGTGTCGCCGCCCGCCGGCGTGCCGATGCAGGTCGTCAACAGCGGCACGGGCACGCTGCGCGCGCTGTCGGTGCTGATCCGCGACGACGCCCGGCCGCGCGCCACGCCGTCGCGCTGGAAGCCGAAGGGCGCCTGCGACGCGCCGCCGCCGGGCTGA
- a CDS encoding RagB/SusD family nutrient uptake outer membrane protein, whose translation MMRNHRTTRPLASATLGALLLAQACSDPTTVPDLNNLPDAVIADGLNANTAQLLTTGLINRDRGVGGFRHLIFAGTLARDVYNIDPSEPRFQQELMGNAIDAAGFIGGGGLTWNDAYNGVRTANTILEGIGSAADLTEAQRQGVRGIAHTFKALLLYRTWELRGPNGIPTDVSPIEASGSALRPISCEASALASIGAVLDSGYAELQAAGATFGVRLPAGFASNGAFDTPAGFARFNRGLKARAEVYRGLIGARQQSFRDALTALDASFVDASAATTAGVYHAFGAAPDLTNPLAVGTVFLNPTIAAPAPGSGLFTNRQGLQAGDQRQAKVIFRTEPVARNGVSTTFGTTLASASATTQTRPLAILRNAELLLLRAQARLELGQLAEATADVNAVRTREGGLAALPTFTSRAEGVQAVLYEKRFSLLLEGAQRLVDLRAYNLLNPTYLGPSQRGTADAFQAALPIPQQERDARGGAVSCQ comes from the coding sequence ATGATGCGCAACCACCGCACGACGCGCCCGCTCGCGTCGGCCACGCTCGGCGCGCTGCTCCTGGCGCAGGCCTGCAGCGACCCGACGACGGTCCCGGACCTCAACAACCTGCCCGACGCGGTGATCGCCGACGGGCTCAATGCCAACACCGCGCAGCTGCTGACGACGGGGCTGATCAATCGCGACCGCGGCGTCGGCGGCTTCCGCCACCTGATCTTCGCGGGCACGCTGGCGCGCGACGTCTACAACATCGATCCGTCGGAGCCGCGCTTCCAGCAGGAGCTGATGGGCAACGCGATCGACGCCGCGGGCTTCATCGGTGGCGGCGGGCTGACGTGGAACGACGCGTACAACGGCGTGCGCACCGCGAACACGATCCTCGAGGGGATCGGCAGCGCGGCGGACCTCACGGAGGCGCAGCGGCAGGGCGTGCGCGGCATCGCGCACACGTTCAAGGCGCTGCTGCTCTACCGCACGTGGGAGCTGCGCGGCCCGAACGGCATCCCGACCGACGTCTCGCCGATCGAGGCGTCGGGGAGCGCGCTGCGCCCCATCTCGTGCGAGGCGAGCGCGCTGGCGTCCATCGGCGCGGTGCTCGACAGCGGCTACGCGGAGCTGCAGGCCGCGGGCGCCACGTTCGGCGTGCGGCTGCCGGCGGGCTTCGCGAGCAACGGCGCGTTCGACACGCCGGCGGGCTTCGCGCGCTTCAACCGCGGCCTCAAGGCGCGCGCGGAGGTGTACCGCGGGCTGATCGGCGCGCGCCAGCAGTCGTTCCGCGACGCGCTCACGGCGCTCGACGCGTCGTTCGTGGACGCGAGCGCGGCGACGACCGCGGGCGTGTACCACGCGTTCGGTGCGGCGCCGGACCTCACCAACCCGCTGGCGGTCGGCACGGTGTTCCTCAACCCGACGATCGCCGCGCCGGCGCCGGGCTCGGGGCTGTTCACCAACCGGCAGGGGCTGCAGGCGGGCGACCAGCGGCAGGCGAAGGTGATCTTCCGCACGGAACCGGTGGCGCGCAACGGCGTCAGCACGACGTTCGGGACGACGCTCGCGTCCGCGAGCGCGACGACGCAGACGCGGCCGCTGGCGATCCTGCGCAACGCCGAGCTGCTGCTGTTGCGCGCCCAGGCGCGGCTGGAGCTCGGGCAGCTGGCGGAGGCGACGGCGGACGTGAACGCGGTGCGCACGCGCGAGGGCGGGCTGGCCGCGCTGCCGACCTTCACGAGCCGCGCCGAGGGCGTGCAGGCGGTGCTCTACGAGAAGCGGTTCTCGCTGCTGCTGGAGGGCGCGCAGCGGCTGGTCGACCTGCGCGCGTACAACCTGCTCAACCCGACCTACCTGGGCCCGAGCCAGCGCGGGACGGCGGACGCGTTCCAGGCCGCGCTGCCGATCCCGCAGCAGGAGCGCGACGCGCGGGGCGGGGCGGTGAGCTGTCAGTAG
- a CDS encoding SusC/RagA family TonB-linked outer membrane protein yields the protein MIRTQHALLAAVAVAAVAPQLGAQQAAQRRVTGVVTVAGSGEPLGAVTVQVVGTTTGTLTGDDGRFALQAPNGTSTLRVRRIGYQARTVVLAPGQSEISVALERDVLQLETAVVTGTATSVSRLNAANAVATVSAEQLVGRAPAQSVDNALQGKVAGAIISTNSGAPGGGSQVQLRGVSSINAASTPLYVVDGVLVSNQAFGNGLNSLTTAGTGQGPATISTSQDQTANRIADLNPEDIESVEILKGPSAGAIYGSKAANGVVVIRTKRGSAGRPAFSLAQRVGTYQLQQERKLDLRCFGSVEEAMAWEGVETAAELAAPFTGQCHDFQDAFYKADGPSYQTSLALRGGTAGGTTYHVSGLLQRDNAIQKGTYYGKQSLSANVGQAVGSRLTLQSNNAFMHTLTDRGISGNDNAPVVSPISVFSGTPQYFNAMARDSATGQYPRNPYLPGGFGGTNPFQTAELTKLPQDVFRYVGSVNATYNAFASTRQSLDFTVLGGVDAFSQNNKVYSPPTVYFEPADGFPGTIVNTDVTSQYANLNASGVHRLTLAPLSATTSFGVRREYRNSDVVFNRGRNVPLGAQSITLAADQLSNEDRFRVHDFGWYVQEELLALDERLAITGALNAERSSTNGDAGKYYTFPKASASYRLPFLPPATEELKLRAAYGRAGNQVPFGYAYTALITGVYGGTLGARPSATAGSRAIRPETSTELEGGVDLTMLKGRLALSGTVFRTDVDDLILLSAPATSSGYAIRIINGGAMYKTGTELELSATPVQTRDVTWTSRTTFSNFNSRITRLDVPPFSASSSFSPRYGEAWVEQGRSITTARVVTSRGTSAGTVYGFRESAPDFQMGFSNDLTFGRVRLAGLLDWRKGGGVANLTNNYFDSTNLFADTAASQQRLRDYVAGRPVYFEKATFLKLRELNLSYQLPDRFVRSAFGSQTRDVRLELSGRNLYTWAPYTGYDPEVSNFGNQNLGRFQDVTPYPPSRSFFLAVTANF from the coding sequence GTGATCCGAACGCAACATGCGCTGCTCGCCGCCGTCGCCGTCGCGGCCGTGGCGCCGCAGCTGGGCGCGCAGCAGGCCGCGCAGCGCCGCGTGACGGGCGTCGTCACCGTCGCCGGCAGCGGCGAGCCGCTCGGCGCCGTCACCGTGCAGGTCGTCGGCACCACCACCGGCACGCTCACCGGCGACGACGGCCGCTTCGCGCTGCAGGCGCCGAACGGCACGAGCACGCTGCGCGTGCGGCGCATCGGCTACCAGGCGCGCACCGTGGTGCTCGCGCCCGGCCAGTCGGAGATCAGCGTCGCGCTCGAGCGCGACGTGCTGCAGCTCGAGACCGCCGTCGTCACCGGCACGGCGACCAGCGTCTCGCGCCTCAACGCCGCCAACGCCGTCGCCACCGTCAGCGCCGAGCAGCTGGTGGGGCGCGCGCCGGCGCAGTCGGTGGACAACGCGCTGCAGGGCAAGGTCGCCGGCGCCATCATCTCGACCAACTCCGGCGCGCCCGGCGGCGGCTCGCAGGTGCAGCTGCGCGGCGTGTCGTCCATCAACGCCGCCTCGACGCCGCTCTACGTCGTCGACGGCGTGCTGGTGAGCAACCAGGCGTTCGGCAACGGCCTCAACTCGCTGACGACGGCGGGCACCGGCCAGGGCCCCGCGACGATCTCGACGAGCCAGGACCAGACGGCCAACCGCATCGCCGACCTCAATCCCGAGGACATCGAGAGCGTCGAGATCCTCAAGGGCCCGTCGGCCGGCGCGATCTACGGCTCCAAGGCCGCCAACGGCGTCGTCGTGATCCGCACCAAGCGCGGGAGCGCCGGCCGGCCCGCGTTCAGCCTCGCGCAGCGCGTGGGCACGTACCAGCTGCAGCAGGAGCGCAAGCTCGACCTCCGCTGCTTCGGCTCCGTGGAGGAGGCGATGGCGTGGGAGGGCGTGGAGACCGCGGCCGAGCTGGCGGCGCCGTTCACGGGCCAGTGCCACGACTTTCAGGACGCCTTCTACAAGGCCGACGGCCCGTCGTACCAGACGTCGCTCGCGCTGCGCGGCGGCACGGCCGGCGGGACCACGTACCACGTGAGCGGGCTGCTGCAGCGCGACAACGCGATCCAGAAGGGCACGTACTACGGGAAGCAGTCGCTGTCGGCGAACGTCGGGCAGGCGGTGGGCTCGCGGCTCACGCTGCAGTCCAACAACGCCTTCATGCACACGCTCACCGACCGCGGGATCTCGGGCAACGACAACGCGCCCGTGGTGTCGCCGATCAGCGTCTTCTCCGGCACCCCGCAGTACTTCAACGCGATGGCGCGCGACAGCGCCACCGGCCAGTACCCGCGCAACCCGTACCTGCCGGGCGGCTTCGGCGGCACGAACCCGTTCCAGACCGCGGAGCTGACCAAGCTGCCGCAGGACGTCTTCCGCTACGTGGGGAGCGTCAACGCGACCTACAACGCCTTCGCGTCCACGCGGCAGTCGCTCGACTTCACCGTGCTCGGCGGCGTCGACGCGTTCTCGCAGAACAACAAGGTGTACTCGCCGCCGACCGTCTACTTCGAGCCGGCCGACGGCTTTCCCGGCACGATCGTCAACACGGACGTCACCAGCCAGTACGCCAACCTGAACGCGTCGGGCGTGCACCGGCTGACGCTCGCGCCGCTGTCGGCGACGACGTCGTTCGGCGTGCGGCGCGAGTACCGGAACAGCGACGTCGTGTTCAACCGCGGGCGCAACGTCCCGCTGGGCGCGCAGAGCATCACGCTGGCCGCCGACCAGCTGTCGAACGAGGACCGCTTCCGGGTCCACGACTTCGGGTGGTACGTGCAGGAGGAGCTGCTGGCGCTCGACGAGCGGCTCGCGATCACGGGCGCGCTGAACGCCGAGCGGTCGTCGACCAACGGCGACGCGGGCAAGTACTACACCTTCCCGAAGGCGTCGGCGTCGTACCGGCTCCCCTTCCTGCCGCCGGCCACCGAGGAGCTGAAGCTGCGCGCCGCGTACGGCCGCGCGGGCAACCAGGTGCCGTTCGGCTACGCGTACACCGCGCTCATCACCGGCGTCTACGGCGGCACGCTCGGCGCGCGCCCGTCGGCCACCGCCGGCAGCCGCGCCATCCGCCCGGAGACGTCCACGGAGCTGGAGGGCGGCGTCGACCTGACGATGCTCAAGGGCCGCCTCGCCCTCTCGGGGACGGTGTTCCGCACGGACGTGGACGACCTGATCCTGCTCTCCGCGCCCGCGACGTCGAGCGGCTACGCCATCCGCATCATCAACGGCGGCGCGATGTACAAGACCGGCACGGAGCTGGAGCTGAGCGCGACGCCCGTGCAGACGCGCGACGTGACGTGGACGTCGCGGACGACGTTCTCGAACTTCAACAGCCGCATCACGCGCCTCGACGTGCCGCCGTTCTCGGCGTCGTCGTCGTTCTCGCCGCGCTACGGCGAGGCGTGGGTGGAGCAGGGCCGCTCGATCACGACGGCGCGCGTCGTCACCAGCCGCGGCACGTCGGCCGGCACGGTCTACGGTTTCCGCGAGAGCGCGCCGGACTTCCAGATGGGCTTCTCGAACGACCTGACGTTCGGGCGCGTGCGGCTCGCCGGGCTGCTCGATTGGCGCAAGGGGGGCGGCGTCGCGAACCTGACGAACAACTACTTCGACAGCACGAACCTGTTCGCCGACACGGCCGCGTCGCAGCAGCGGCTGCGCGACTACGTCGCCGGCCGGCCGGTCTACTTCGAGAAGGCGACGTTCCTGAAGCTGCGCGAGCTGAACCTGTCGTACCAGCTCCCCGACCGCTTCGTGCGCAGCGCGTTCGGCAGCCAGACGCGCGACGTCCGCCTGGAGCTGTCGGGGCGCAACCTGTACACGTGGGCGCCCTACACCGGCTACGACCCCGAGGTCTCGAACTTCGGCAACCAGAACCTCGGCCGCTTCCAGGACGTCACGCCGTATCCGCCGAGCCGCAGCTTCTTCCTCGCGGTCACCGCGAACTTCTGA
- a CDS encoding multicopper oxidase domain-containing protein codes for MRATLVAGLALLAVAAPLPPPAAPARARPNDNRAPSGALRRDTLTLRLEARLATWHPDGDGAPGAVVAAFAEVGRDASIPGPLVRVRAGTTVSVVLRNALADTLRVHGLHDRAATPGAATPDDAPTPLVLAPGASRAVAFRLEAPGTYYYWGTSTGRPLELRTREDAQLTGAIVVDPPGGSPPDRVFVLGMWADTVGRAAVRRHRVLAVVNGRAWPNTERLAYAVGDSVRWRVINATADLHPMHLHGFYFHVESRGDGTADTVYRDGVPRLAVTEAMSIGHVIALRWVPERPGNWLFHCHIPEHFAPRAALGLPLATGASSSHAAHTERPEHAMGGLVLGIAVRDTTTGRAVAVARAAAPTRELRLLVRENVGSTRDVPLYGFAAHARGSAEPPPDSGRRVGAPLELTRGEPVRITIVNRLAEPTAVHWHGIELESWYDGVPGVSGAGRRIAPMIAPRDSFEVRFTPPRAGTFIYHTHVDEERQQDAGLAGPLLVLEPGERRDPAVDLPVLVSSPGGFDAEVHQLLLNGMTAPPPLTLRAGQRYRLRFINMSVRRSGVILMVTRAGAPATWRPLAKDGADLPPALRAPEPSRRVVSIGETLDVEIVPEAPGDSLAIEVRAPPRAGGRRFARWPIIVR; via the coding sequence ATGCGCGCCACGCTCGTCGCCGGACTCGCCCTGCTCGCCGTGGCCGCTCCGCTGCCTCCTCCGGCCGCGCCGGCGCGCGCCCGCCCGAACGACAACCGCGCGCCCTCGGGCGCCCTGCGCCGCGACACGCTGACGCTGCGCCTCGAGGCGCGGCTCGCGACCTGGCATCCCGACGGCGACGGCGCGCCTGGCGCGGTGGTCGCCGCGTTCGCCGAGGTGGGGCGCGACGCGTCGATCCCGGGGCCGCTGGTGCGCGTGCGCGCCGGCACCACCGTCTCGGTCGTGCTGCGCAACGCGCTCGCCGACACGCTGCGCGTGCACGGGCTGCACGACCGCGCCGCGACGCCGGGCGCCGCGACGCCCGACGACGCGCCCACGCCGCTGGTGCTGGCGCCCGGCGCGTCGCGCGCGGTGGCGTTCCGGCTGGAGGCGCCGGGCACCTACTACTACTGGGGCACCTCCACCGGGCGACCGCTGGAGCTCCGCACGCGCGAGGACGCGCAGCTCACGGGCGCGATCGTCGTGGACCCGCCGGGCGGCTCGCCGCCCGACCGTGTGTTCGTGCTCGGCATGTGGGCCGACACGGTCGGCCGCGCGGCGGTGCGACGCCACCGCGTGCTGGCGGTGGTGAACGGGCGCGCCTGGCCCAACACGGAGCGCCTGGCGTATGCGGTGGGCGACTCGGTGCGCTGGCGCGTGATCAACGCGACCGCCGACCTGCACCCGATGCACCTGCACGGCTTCTACTTCCACGTCGAGAGCCGCGGCGACGGCACGGCCGACACGGTGTACCGCGACGGCGTGCCGCGCCTGGCCGTGACGGAGGCGATGTCGATTGGCCACGTGATCGCGCTGCGCTGGGTGCCCGAGCGGCCGGGGAACTGGCTCTTCCACTGCCACATCCCCGAGCACTTCGCGCCGCGCGCCGCGCTCGGCCTCCCGCTGGCCACGGGCGCGTCGTCCTCGCACGCCGCGCACACGGAGCGCCCCGAGCACGCGATGGGCGGCCTGGTGCTCGGCATCGCGGTGCGCGACACCACGACCGGGCGCGCGGTCGCGGTCGCGCGCGCCGCCGCGCCCACGCGCGAGCTGCGGCTGCTGGTTCGCGAGAACGTCGGCAGCACGCGCGACGTGCCGCTGTACGGCTTCGCCGCGCACGCGCGCGGCAGCGCCGAGCCGCCGCCCGACAGCGGACGGCGCGTCGGGGCGCCGCTCGAGCTGACGCGCGGGGAGCCGGTGCGCATCACGATCGTCAACCGGCTCGCGGAGCCGACGGCGGTGCACTGGCACGGCATCGAGCTGGAGAGCTGGTACGACGGCGTGCCGGGCGTCAGCGGCGCGGGGCGCCGCATCGCGCCGATGATCGCACCGCGCGACTCGTTCGAGGTGCGCTTCACGCCACCGCGCGCGGGGACGTTCATCTACCACACGCACGTCGACGAGGAGCGGCAGCAGGACGCGGGGCTCGCGGGCCCGCTGCTGGTGCTGGAGCCGGGAGAGCGGCGCGACCCCGCGGTCGACCTCCCGGTGCTCGTGTCGTCGCCCGGCGGCTTCGACGCCGAGGTGCACCAGCTGCTGCTGAACGGGATGACGGCGCCGCCGCCGCTGACGCTGCGCGCGGGCCAGCGCTACCGGCTGCGCTTCATCAACATGAGCGTGCGGCGCTCGGGCGTGATCCTGATGGTGACGCGGGCCGGCGCGCCGGCGACGTGGCGGCCGCTGGCGAAGGACGGCGCGGACCTTCCGCCCGCGCTGCGCGCGCCGGAGCCGTCGCGGCGCGTGGTGAGCATCGGCGAGACGCTCGACGTCGAGATCGTCCCGGAAGCACCGGGCGACTCACTGGCGATCGAGGTGCGGGCGCCGCCGCGCGCCGGCGGGCGACGCTTCGCGCGCTGGCCGATCATCGTCCGGTGA
- a CDS encoding RNA polymerase sigma factor, whose translation MSPTHPTPAAPLPITDGASLRALREAEERRRDAELVTRAVDGDAAAFEALVARHRPWCVRIATRLLECRDEAEDVVQVSLTRAHRALHQCVHREQFAPWLRRILLRRCYSVHERRTRRERWVRRMEPDDHEVGADREAHRVELRLDVVRAMATLPPAYRDAVVMRLLAGLDYHEMTAATGLGHSAMKMRVQRGCARLRRALPHLRHDAA comes from the coding sequence ATGTCCCCGACGCACCCGACGCCCGCCGCCCCGCTCCCCATCACCGACGGCGCGTCGCTGCGCGCGCTGCGCGAGGCCGAGGAGCGACGGCGCGACGCGGAGCTCGTGACGCGGGCGGTGGACGGCGACGCGGCGGCGTTCGAGGCGCTGGTGGCCCGCCACCGCCCGTGGTGCGTGCGCATCGCGACGCGCCTGCTGGAGTGCCGCGACGAGGCCGAGGACGTGGTGCAGGTGAGCCTCACGCGCGCGCACCGCGCGCTGCACCAGTGCGTCCACCGCGAGCAGTTCGCCCCATGGCTGCGGCGCATCCTGCTGCGGCGCTGCTACTCCGTGCACGAGCGCCGCACGCGGCGCGAGCGCTGGGTGCGGCGGATGGAGCCGGACGACCACGAGGTCGGCGCGGACCGCGAGGCGCACCGGGTGGAGCTGCGGCTGGACGTCGTGCGCGCGATGGCGACGCTGCCGCCGGCCTACCGCGACGCGGTGGTGATGCGCCTGCTCGCGGGTCTCGACTACCACGAGATGACCGCCGCCACGGGCCTCGGCCACTCGGCGATGAAGATGCGCGTGCAGCGCGGCTGCGCCCGGCTGCGGCGCGCGCTCCCGCACCTGCGCCACGACGCGGCGTGA
- a CDS encoding L,D-transpeptidase: protein MRTTFPDSWRRLLAAGALLLAACTVSDRSDTADSAALAAKAAVAPAPDTTAANAAATPPAPTAAPTTAAESAAMALTAGAATAVALSDMRLEVDLAARKLYVIKGDRRLATHPVSVGSPEWPTKTGEWNVTQVVFNPEWIPPDESWAEQRERRAPGDPKNPLGAAQLVYDPPRSIHGTNEPASIGKAVSHGSIRLSNAVILQLARQALEEGGVPKDDAWFQRVQANRTQKEVVDLARQIPIRVY from the coding sequence ATGCGCACGACGTTCCCTGATTCCTGGCGCCGGCTGCTGGCCGCGGGCGCGCTCCTGCTCGCGGCGTGCACGGTGAGCGACCGCAGCGACACGGCCGACTCGGCGGCGCTGGCCGCGAAGGCCGCCGTCGCGCCGGCGCCCGACACGACGGCGGCGAACGCGGCGGCCACGCCCCCTGCCCCGACCGCGGCGCCCACCACCGCGGCCGAGTCGGCGGCGATGGCGCTGACCGCGGGCGCCGCGACGGCGGTGGCGCTCTCCGACATGCGCCTCGAGGTGGATCTCGCGGCGCGCAAGCTGTACGTCATCAAGGGCGACCGCCGCCTCGCGACGCATCCCGTGTCGGTCGGCTCGCCCGAGTGGCCCACGAAGACCGGCGAGTGGAACGTCACGCAGGTCGTCTTCAACCCCGAGTGGATCCCGCCCGACGAGTCGTGGGCCGAGCAGCGCGAGCGCCGCGCGCCGGGCGATCCGAAGAACCCGCTCGGCGCCGCGCAGCTCGTGTACGATCCGCCGCGCAGCATCCACGGCACCAACGAGCCCGCGTCCATCGGCAAGGCCGTGTCGCACGGCTCCATCCGCCTGAGCAACGCGGTCATCCTGCAGCTCGCGCGGCAGGCGCTCGAGGAGGGCGGCGTGCCGAAGGACGACGCGTGGTTCCAGCGCGTGCAGGCGAACCGCACGCAGAAGGAGGTCGTGGATCTCGCGCGGCAGATCCCGATCCGCGTGTACTGA